From a single Pyxicephalus adspersus chromosome 11, UCB_Pads_2.0, whole genome shotgun sequence genomic region:
- the GLB1L2 gene encoding beta-galactosidase-1-like protein 2, translated as MRRERRRRLVALCLLLLAAILILRLRLSDSFSLRMWSRHQGLQAENGQFLLEGEPLRILGGSMHYFRVPKEYWRDRMQKMKACGLNTLTTYVPWNLHEPQRGKFDFTGNLDIRAFLDIAAEVGLWVILRPGPYICSEWDLGGLPSWLLRDKDMQLRTTYKGFAQATESYFDNLIPRVIPHQYTRGGAIIAVQVENEYGSYAKDSNYMEFIKAALVRRGVVELLLTSDNKDGISSGSMEGVLATINFQKIEPILFSYLESIQSNKPVMVMEYWTGWFDHWGGDHHVFDVDQMVSTVSDILTKGASINLYMFHGGTNFGFMAGALHFHEYRADVTSYDYDAPLTEAGDYTSKYFKLREIFSKHYAEPLLPAPSLLPKGAYGPVKLKRSLSLWDILHLTGEPFKSEVPVNMENLPVNNGNGQSYGYTLYETVIYGGGKFQTKGHVRDRAQVFVSSQSVGFVDYKNQELDITEVPGYRKLRILVENCGRVNYGTRINDQRKGLVGDVFLRDVPLRNFRIYSLDMNSTFISSLNSVEWSDLSEEKTGPVFFQGALEIGLSPLDTFLSMKGWKKGVVFVNGKNLGRYWDIGPQETLYLPGTWLWPGVNEITIFEEEEAGSSLYSVDVPNLGRTQYVD; from the exons GTTGCGTTTGTCCGACTCCTTTTCATTGAGGATGTGGTCTCGGCACCAAGGTCTCCAAGCAGAAAATGGTCAGTTCTTGCTGGAGGGAGAGCCGCTGAGGATTCTAGGAGGGTCTATGCATTATTTTCGAGTTCCTAAAGAATACTGGAGAGATCGCATGCAGAAGATGAAGGCTTGCGGCCTCAACACTCTCACTAC ATATGTTCCCTGGAACCTCCATGAGCCACAGAGAGGAAAGTTTGACTTCACTGGGAACCTCGACATTCG GGCTTTCCTGGATATAGCAGCTGAAGTGGGATTATGGGTGATTCTACGACCAGGGCCCTACATATGCTCAGAGTGGGATCTGGGAGGATTGCCTAG CTGGCTACTGCGTGACAAAGACATGCAACTACGTACAACGTACAAAGGCTTTGCTCAGGCGACCGAATCGTATTTTGATAACCTCATACCCAGGGTGATCCCACATCAG TACACCAGAGGAGGCGCTATAATCGCTGTGCAAGTGGAAAATGAATACGGTTCTTATGCAAAGGATTCCAACTACATGGAGTTCATAAAGGCC GCTCTCGTACGGCGAGGGGTTGTGGAATTGTTATTGACATCTGACAACAAAGATGGAATCAGCTCGGGCAGCATGGAAGGAG TTTTGGCAACCATCAATTTCCAGAAGATTGAACCCATCCTTTTCTCATATTTGGAGTCTATCCAG AGTAACAAGCCAGTGATGGtgatggagtactggacaggatGGTTTGACCACTGGGGAGGGGATCACCATGTTTTTGATGTTGACC AGATGGTTTCCACTGTATCTGACATTCTAACAAAAGGAGCCTCCATAAACCTCTACATGTTTCATGGTGGCACTAACTTTGGGTTCATGGCCGGCGCTCTGCACTTCCACGAATATCGCGCAGATGTCACCAGTTATG atTATGATGCTCCACTGACTGAGGCCGGGGATTACACTTCCAAATATTTCAAATTGCGAGAAATATTCAGCAAGCATTATG CGGAGCCACTTCTACCTGCACCCTCACTGCTACCAAAAGGAGCTTATGGTCCTGTAAAGCTGAAACGCAGCCTGTCACTGTGGGATATCCTGCATCTAACAGGAGAG CCATTCAAGTCGGAGGTTCCAGTCAACATGGAGAACTTGCCTGTGAACAATGGAAATGGCCAGTCCTATGGCTACACTTTATATGAGACGGTGATATACGGAGGAGGGAAGTTCCAGACTAAGGGGCATGTCAGGGACCGAGCACAG GTCTTTGTCAGCAGTCAGTCAGTGGGGTTCGTAGACTATAAGAACCAGGAGCTGGACATTACAGAGGTTCCA ggttatAGAAAGCTTCGAATATTAGTAGAAAACTGTGGACGAGTTAACTATGGAACCAGAATAAATGATCAGCGTAAAG GTTTGGTTGGTGATGTGTTTCTTAGGGATGTTCCCTTACGGAATTTCAGGATCTACAGCCTGGACATGAACTCTACTTTCATAAGCAG TCTAAACAGTGTCGAGTGGTCTGATCTGAGTGAGGAGAAGACAGGCCCGGTGTTCTTCCAAGGAGCTTTAGAAATCGGTTTATCTCCACTGGACACTTTCCTGAGCATGAAA GGCTGGAAGAAAGGAGTGGTATTTGTGAATGGAAAGAACCTTGGTCGGTACTGGGATATAGGACCTCAGGAGACTCTCTACTTACCTGGAACCTGGCTTTGGCCTGGGGTAAATGAG ATCACAATCTTTGAAGAAGAAGAAGCTGGAAGCTCACTGTACTCTGTCGATGTTCCTAACCTCGGAAGAACTCAGTATGTGGACTAG